Genomic DNA from Gimesia aquarii:
CCGGTACGACCATGAGTTCCAATGACAATCAAGTCGATTTCTGCTTTATTTGCATAACGTATAATTTCCAGAAACGCGGGACCTACTCGAACTTCACGTACGACCTTGATTTCTTCCATTCCAGGAAAATCAGGCATTTCTTCCAATTGTTTTTGTGCTAAATGCTGCATATCGGCAACCAGATCATTCATGGACGTTCCCATCATGTTTGGTTCCGGGAACATAGCAACCGCGTCCTGGACTACATTGAGCAGGTGTAACTCAGCACCAAATTGTTTCGCAAACTCGCAACCATATACCAGAGCTTGTTCGCCAAATTCACTGAAGTCAGTGGGGATGAGAATTTTTTTCATATTTATCATGTGTGCACTCCCGACTTTTAAAACGATATAAAATCCATCTCTTTATTGTAGTAAAAACCAGATTTCATTCCGATTCCTTGACCCTTGACTTCTCCAACAATTGTAGAGATATCTGGACTGCGTTTTGATAACAATCATTCAAAAATGAATAATCGATAAATTTTAACTGATTACTGTTTTGATAAAAATCTTCAAAGCCGTTTTTTTAGTGATATTCCCTATCAGGCGAGCAGCTACAAATACTACGACCGTTAGAGGCTGAAAAACAGAATTATCAATCACGACACTTGCATTTATGAGAAATCGTTTTAGCAAGAATAAACGGATGGTTGTTGAACTTATTCTAACTGATTCATCGCTTTCATATATTACAGAGCGGCAGAATTGACCGATTTTTATTTCGTGTGACATACCACATTTTATTACTTTGTCAAACTCAAAAGTGGTATTTTATATACGGTGCCTAATGCACGACATGGAATTAGGAAATGAAAATGTCAATGCCATATTCAAAAATTGTCTCGTTGTCTGCCTGCTTGCTAACTTTCACGGGAATCTATGGCTGTCAATATGCTCAACAGAAAGTATACCAACAGGCTGCGAATGCTAGTGTTGAGCACAATGTCATTCCCGATAGCGAAATAATATCATCGCCTTCACAATATGAATTTCCTCCTGAACCCGCTCCAGCACCAGTTGAAAATAACTTTCCACCACCGGCTCCGCCAAGTTTACTCCTGCCAACTCCTGACAACGGCAGTAACGAAAATGTTTCATGGATTCGAAAAATCTCACAACAATTTGTATCCAGCGAAGATTCATCATTTTCTGAGGAAATACGCGAGTCAGAAGAACCCGCTCAGAACTACCTGGGTTTAGTTCCCCACCATTCGTCAGTTTCTCAGAAAATGAAACAGATGAACGGAAAGGTGAAAAGTTTCTATAGCATCATAAAGTCAAAAATGAAAACACCTCAGTGGATTCGAAATATTTCTGACAATCAGGAAATCGTTCAAGAATCAGAGATCGTGCATGAGGAACTTTCTTGTATTGAATCCACACCTTTTTTCCAGGAGTTGCCGCTTAAGCCTGAAACAAATCACCTCCAGCCAATACCAGTGATTCCAGAACCTGAAGTGGATAAACAGGATCTCCCTCGATTACCTCCTCCGGGAGAAACAACATACTGGGAAAATTCCTGGAAGGTATCAGCTACTTTTGAGCAGCAGCCAGCCAAGGATTATTCGACCACTGATGATGAAATCGAATGGTGGCCCTATTCTAAGCAGAAAATGCAGCAACAGACTGCAGATCATCGGATCAAGCTGGTAACACCTCAGGCTACTCCTCGTTTTTTGGAGAATCAGGAAACATTGAACTCATCAGGTAAATCAACCGTTCCTGCTGTGTTGACTCAAAAGCAGCCGGTACCGATTCGAAAAATCAGTATGCAAAGATCGAAAGCGATTCAAAAACCCATGGCTTCGGAAACCTTGAATGATTCACCTGTGATCATTACTCCCAGAAGTAGCTACTAAACTAGAAGAAGCTTAGGGAGGGTCGAATCCGCCTGGATGAAAGGGATGGCATCGACAAATACGTAAGATGCCTTTAAAAGCTCCTTTTACGGCTCCATATTTCCTAACTGCCTGAATGAAATATTCACTGCAAGTTGGGTGAAATCGACATTGTCCTCCGATGAAATGGCTTAACGTCATCTGATAAAGTCGAACCAGGCCTATCAGGATCAAACTGGGGGTCTGATACAGCAAGTGGGCAATTTGCAAAGCCATCCGTTTCATCCGCTTTGCTTATGCTCCAGTCGTCGATAAAGTTTTTGCGTGAGTTGTTTCAATGAGTGCTGATACTGCTTTAAATTTGCCTCAACCTCAGGACGTGGGATAACAATCAGGTCCAATCCTTTCGGAAGTTGATGTTGTACCAGTCGAAATGCTTCCCGAATCATTCTTTTCTTTCTCGCACGCATGATTGCATTTCCGTTTTTTTTGGAAACACTGACACCTAGTCTACATCGTTCGAGTTGATTTGTGATGGCAAATATTAATAAATATTTGTCGCCTGCTCTCTGTCTTGCTGAGTAGACATCTGCAAATTCCTGCTGGCTGCGAATCCTGTCTGCTCTTGGAAAATCAAATTGATTCACAGAGAACGATGCCTCCCAGAGTGGCGATATAAACCATTTATAGTTTTGACTCGTCTTCTATCGGGTTCGATTCATCATTTTCATCAGAAGCTGGAGCTAATGAAGATTGCTGTTCAGAATCAGATTGTGTTGGATAAGGTCGTCTGACCATACTGCGTACTGAATGGCCAAATAGAGAGGTAAAGATAAGAATTCCTACACCTGTTCCCAATATTAGCCATACGATGATTAACATGACTCCTAACTCACGAGGCCGCTCATCTTTTTTTTCTTCCGAATCTTGATTTGCATGATCCAGATCTGAATCAGAATCTGTGAGCGTCTTGGAATCAGATGTGACCGACCCCGCTTCTGTATTTTGAGCCTGTAATTGATTGACGGAGAAATTGAATAAGATTAAGTAGATGACCAGCAATCGAATCAGACTGCTTTTAAAGATAAGATGGATTTGCATTGACTTCACCATGCTTTCGACCGTGGATTTTCTTCATCCAATTGCTTTAGTTGCTCATAGAGGCTATGTGCTTGATCACTGAGACTTTTAGGAGCGACTATTTTTATCGAGCAGATTTGATCACCCGTTTTTTTTAATTTCTGGTCAAGAATACCTTTTTCACGCAGGCGTAATTTTGCTCCACTCGATGTTCCTGGTGGAATTGTGACTGTGACTTCACCTTCGGAAAGTGTGGGGACGTCAACTTTGGAGCCTAGAGCTGCTTCACTGAGGGTAATTGGTACTTCCAAAATCAGATTACTACCTTCCCTTTTGAAGTAAGGGTGGTTGCCTACCTTGATAGTAATTAATAAATCTCCTGCCGGTCCTCCATGAATTCCAGGGTTTCCCTGACCACTGAGCCTGACGACCGATCCATTGTCCACACCTGGTGGAATTTTGACTGTCAGCCGCTCAGAAGCCCCCCCTTTTTGAAGACTGATCTCGTGCTCTCCTCCGACAGCAGCCAGATGAAAGGGAATTTCAATATGCAGGCGTTTTGATTCTCCTTTTTGTGGACGTGGTTGTGCGCGCTTTCCGCCTCGAAATGCACCTCCGAACAAGTCGCCCAAATCAATACCACCTCCACCGAACAGGTCATCCAGATCGACTGGACCTGCTCCTCCAGATTGATAATAACCTCCCCCTGGTCCTGCCTGTTGAAATGAGTGGCCAAATTGATCATATTGCTTGCGCTTCGCCTCATCACGCAAGACATCATATGCTTCTTGTACCTCTTTAAATTTCTGATCTGCTGATTTATCATCAGGAGCCATATCAGGGTGATATTTTCTGGATAGTTTCCGATACGCCTTTTTAATTTCATCTGCGCTCGCGCTTCGAGAAATTTCCAGGATATCGTAATAATCGCGTTTGTTCATGGATTCAAAGTTCGTTTTTTGTATTAAGCGTCAAATCATAAAATATGTTTTTAAAATGTCAGGCAAGCTGAAAACAACAAGCGCGTTCTGATGGGCGATAAAACTCAAGCAATAAAAACAAAAATTGTCAGAGTTTAGTTGCTCTTCCATATTTCAAAGTCAGCTTTCCAATTGGAAGCATTCTACGTTTGAAATTAACTGGTTTTCAAGTTAGTGCAATTATAACTCTCTATAATCATGTCTTTTATTTCGAGATTACGAAACAAATGGATTCTTTGCTGGATGTTATCAGCCTAGAATGAGAATACTTCACTTTTTTTATTAGACCAGATTGACTCAACTGATTGGGAAACAGCCTAAATGCTAAAATTCGCGATACGCAATCTTCTGAGCCGCTCAGTTCGTTCATTGTTATGTTTAATGGGATTGACGATTGCTATTGCAGGCATGGTAGGATTGTTTTCTATTGCAGGAGGACTGGAAGAGACTGTTTCCCAGACTTTTGGCAGAATTAAGGGAATTGTGGCCATGCAGCCTGGAGCGCCAATCCCATTATTCTCAAGAATTCCACGGTCATGGGGAGAAGAAATCAACCAGATTTCAGGAATCGCGATTGTAAATCCTGAAATCTGGTCTCGAGTTAATATGATTGAAGATAAACCTGTTATCAGTCCTCCTCGGTTTTTATTTGGGACCGAGCTTTCTTCACGATTGCAATTAAAACATGGAGTTTATCGTGATGCGATTTATGCGGGACGGTTTTTATCTCTGGAAGATCTGGGGACTCTGAATACGGTTGTTAGTCGACAAATTGCTGAACAGCATGACAAACAGGTGGGTGATACGATTAGCGTTAATGGTCAGGAGATGACAATTGTCGGGATTTATGAATGTGGTTCATTGCTGCTCGATGTCGCCATCATCCTGGACATTGATGTGGTTCGTGATATCACGCGATTTGATCCCAGTAGTGTGAGTTGTTTCTATCTCGAACAATCGGGAGCGGTCGACAACGATACGCTTGTGAAACAAATCAAAGGTCATTTTCGAGGTCGTGAATTGGCTTCCTGGCAACCAGCATCCTTAGCACTTGCCAATACTTCACAGTCCAACATTCTTAAAAATTTTGTGGATGCCATTGACCAGAGTTTGAAGGGGATTTCAGACCAAAATTCTTCACCAGGCATTACCAATATCAAAGCAGGAAAAAAAACGAAAAATGATCCTGATAAAACATTGACAGAATCTGATCAAGAAGAAAGCGCGTTAGAAGTGAGGGCTGCTGCAGATTGGGGGGAACGATTGGAAACGTTCACTGCTGATTTGGATATCTTTCTCAGTTTAATGACGGGCATTGGCGTTTTGATTGCCATGCTGAGCATCATCAACACAATGTTAATGAGTGTCATGGAACGAATTGTAGACTTTGGAATTCTGAAAGCAAACGGATGGTCTAATCGGGATGTGATGCTATTGATTACAGCTGAAAGCTCCTTACTTGGTGTCTTGGGTGGTATTCTTGGAGGCATTTTAGGGCTCGTGGCAATTTCGATTGTAAACTGGAATTTTGCAAATCAGATTCATCTTTATGCCAGCCCAGGTTTACTGTTATTTGGAGTTCTATTTAGTACTCTACTGGGAGTTTTAGGTGGATTGTATCCTGCCTGGTGGACCACTCGCATGACTCCCATTGATGCCATCCGTCGTGGTTAAGAATTCTGAGAATGTCAAATCTGAAATCTTTGGAGAAAGTGACAGTTTTATGATTGAAGTACGTGATGTATCGAAAATTCATCAGAGTGGTGAGACTGAAGTACATGCACTGCAGAGGGTCAGCTGTCTTTTTCCCGGTCAGAGATTTTCATTTATATTGGGCCCATCCGGAAGTGGTAAAAGTACCTTGCTTTATTTGTTGGGGGCGCTTGATGTACCTTCTGCAGGCGAGATCTTTGTGCAAAATCGGGCTCTATCTACATTAAACAATAACGAACGTGATACATATCGCCGTGAAAAGGTTGGTTTTGTCTTTCAGAATTTTAATCTGTTAAAAAATCTCAATGCTCTGGAGAACGTTCTGGCTCCCTATTTACCGTTGGGAGTTTCTGTTGAGCAGAAGAAAGAAGCGAAAGAATTACTGGAACAAGTTGGGTTAGGGCACCGCATCACACATCGTCCCAGCCAGTTGTCAGGCGGAGAGCAACAACGAGTGGCGATTGCACGTGCTTTATTAAAGCGGCCCCTACTTATCCTCGCAGACGAACCAACGGGCGAGCTAGATACGAAAACAGGCGAAGAAATTTTCCATTGTTTGCGAGATATGAGTGAGCAATATAAGACCACTGTGGTCATTGTAACGCACGACGAACGTTATATTCGAGAAACTGATCATATTCTCAGACTACGCGATGGGAAAATCGCAACGGCAGATCAACCACTCTGAAATTTATGTTTTAATGAATTCGGGCAGCGGTTGTTTTATAGATATTACTATCAATGCGAATCCAGCTCCGATCCGCGTTTTGTGGCGAATCGGAGCTGAGCTGGAAAAGTGAGGGAAAGCTGTACCACGAAGCAGGCCATGTAGGTTACGTTAGATCGTACACTGTGAGTGGGGATCAAACGGTGTCTATTGTGCCATTATGAGATTTGCGAAATCCTGGTCCTGCCTCGGTTGGAGGAGTAGCATACACGTTCAAACGTACCAGCTCCAGGTCAGCGAGATGTCCTTCAACTGTAATATAGGCGGACGATGGATCGCAGGCATCGATTGCCTCTGCCTCTTCCAGATAATTAAAATGAAATCGGTTAACTGATTCAAATCGGTCGAGAAGTTGCAATAAGTCGAATTGAAAGCTGGCAGCAACATGTTGACCGTCACATTGTCCACCAACAATCTCCGTGCTTCCCAGGAAGAGGCCCACTTCCCAGTATTCTTCGGTGAACTGACAGTCGAAGCCAACTCGTCCGACTTCTTCTAATGGATTGAAAATTTCTGCAACTTCGTCAACAAAGCTATTGAGCCAGGCAGGACGACAGTTTAAGTTCATCTGTTCTGAGGAATAGTGTTCCATTTGTTTCATCAGGTGTTGAATCGGCAAGTGTGAATGGGCCAACTTAGTATCTCCATCTCAATCTTTAAAGTCTCTTAGTGGTTGTAAAGTAATGTAATGGGGCGAGTGAGTTCTACCTTGTTATGTAGAGTTAAGTATCGGGGGATTCCCCTGAAATACCACACACCAATTCTCTGGTTCTCAGTAGATGGATTGCATCTGATGTATGTGAGTGCAAAATTACCGAAGCGGACTGTCGCACCATTCCCACTATATGCCGGGGCCGTAGAGGTCAGTCCGATTTTATTGCCTGTGGGGGAGGCGATTTAAGTTGGGTTATGACAGATCGACAGGTCAAATTGTTGCTGAATTCCTGTTTTGAGGCATTTGGAATTGAAGTTGAGCCAAATATACGAATTCGTGAGAAAAAAACTGAGATCTTCGGTGAAAGTATAATTAAAGGGGTATTAGAACCACTCGTTTGACAGTTCAGGGAGGGCGCTTACAATGAGTTTTTGAAATATACATTTTCAAATCTGGAGCGATTTATCCCAGATTTAATGATTTCAATAATCGAGATTGACTTTAAAGTTTCTACCAAAAAATGAAAGATTCATAGTGGAAGACGCTGTTCGTAAAGCTGCTGTATTAATCGAAGCATTAAGTTGGATTCGAAGATTCCGTGGACGTTATGTTGTAATTAAGCTGGGAGGAAGTGCCCTTGAAGAAGAAGCAGCTGTCAAAAGTTTTTTGACTGATGTAATCTTTATGAGAACAGTGGGGATGCATCCTATTCTTGTTCACGGCGGTGGGAAAGCCATCAGTCAGGCAATGAATTCAGCGGGAATCGAATCGCGATTTGTGCATGGACGGCGTTATACCGATGAAAAAACATTGGAAATCGCCACCAACGTGCTTGCCAACCAGATCAGTGAATCATTGGCTCAAGAGATCAAATCTCAAGGAGCGAAAGCAGAATCACTTCATTTTGGAACGCGTAACTGTCTTCAGGGTGAACAATTAACGCTTCAGGCTGAGGATGGTTCATTGATCGATTTGGGACTTGTTGGTCATGTAACTGACGTAGATGAAAGCCTGTTAGCAGAAGTTTGTGAGTCAGATGCAATACCTGTCATTCCCTCGGTCGCACTCGATAAATCAGGCCAAAAACTGAACGTGAACGCGGATACGGCTGCAGCAGCGTTAGCGCGGATTCTAAAGGCGGAAAAGCTGGTGTTTCTAAGTGATGTGCCAGGAATCTTTCTCGATAAAAATGATCCACAGACATTAGTTTCGCATCTGGAAACTGAACGCTGTCGATCATTAATTGCAGACGGAACGATCGATTCCGGTATGGTCCCTAAAGTAGATGCGGCACTGGAAGCGTTGGCAAGTGGCGTTGGGAAAGTCCATATTGTTGACGCACGACTCCCTCATTCTATCCTGTTGGAAATTTATTCTGATAAGGGAATTGGGACAGAGATCGTGAAATAAGAGATTATTCAGTAGCTTGTTGATGTTCTGGTTCTTCCATCGATTTTGATACCGAATACTGAATCTCTGGATGTCGAATCAAACCTCCCCAGTGAGCGACTGCTCCCCAAAAAATGGAAAGTAGTAGCATACTTATCAAAATGCCCCATCTTTGCCAGCCAGGGACTTTTTCTCCCTGAAATCCCTGTACCAAGGCATTACCGACTACCATCGACAACACTACCATTGCCAGCAGACCGGAACGAGCCAGAATCGCATGAAATTCGACAGTCTCTTTCGAGACACTATAACTGTCTTTCAGAAGGTCATAAGCGGGAGGTCCTGAGAAGTATGCGATGGTGGCCGCTAATAAAAGTGTCAAGAAAAGCCAACTGCTGATTTTGAACAGTCTGTCATCTCGAAGATATTGTGCCAGAATAAAGAGGATTGACAGCCCCCAGCAGCCAATAACGGGTATGTGTACCGTTAATAGATGAACTTGAGCGGCGTTCATTGTCGACCTGTCTTGATTGCTTCACTCGGATCAATTCCCTGATCGACCTGACTGTAGTCCAACTCGCTGCCTCCCATACTATGGGGAATGAGATAACAGACCGTCATCACAATCGCTGCCACGAACACGACAGTTCGTCCCACTGCTGTTGTTTTTTTGTATGGATTTAAGCCAATGACTGAGCAGGCAAAGACCCAGGCCAGAAACATGAAGAGCATTTTATTATCGGTCCAGTCACCGCCTAATGGAAATCCAGTCCAGTATTCCCCAAAGGCATATTTTTGGACAAGAGGTCCTAGAATCATGCCTCCTACAGTCATACCACATAAGGTAACCCAGGCTAGTTGACGCATATTGTACGGAGCAAATAACGCGGCGAGTCCTGATCGCATTCCTAACAAAATCGAAAAAATCATTAACGTGACATGGGGAAACAAAACGCCATCTGGAACAGGATCCTTAAATCGAATGAGAATATATTCATCTGCTTGATCTGGAAAACGACGTTTTTGACCTTCAATCGTCGCATTAATATAGTATTCCAGCTTGCCAGCCGCAGGCTGTTTGGGCAGAGCACCCTCAAGTATGTAATGAGAATCTTTCTCAACGGCCTTCATTGGGACTGAGGTAAATTCATCAGAAGTCCGGTATCGTTTATAGTACAGACTAGCGGAAGGCTTGTCCTCTTTGTTGCCCGGAGCCGGTAGTTCGACGATCGCATCAGCTGTAGATTCATGTGTACGAATGAGTTTCGCTGTGATTCCATCTGCCACTTGGATTTTCACAGGGTATGTGGGGCCCGTTGCCCGCTGATAAATCATCGCGGAAGCAGCTAATAAAAAAGCCAGAAACCAGAGAACACTCCGTTTAAAGAGTCCGGGTTTGATGATGGGAGTTGTTTCGACGGTAACTTCTTTCGAAGGCTCAGTTTCCGACGACGTTGAGTTTGTACTTTCTTCCATGGGATGCCCTTTTTTCTCAATCATCATGAATTCATTATTCGTAGTGTCTTATAAGCGGACCTCGATTGCAATTCTATACAGTTTATCGGTACGATCAAATAGTATAGAAATGTGAGGAATCCTGCCTGTTTATGACTCTCCTGCCAGTTTGGTCCGTGTTTTCCTAGCTCAAAATCTTAATATGAATCAACCAGCTAA
This window encodes:
- the argB gene encoding acetylglutamate kinase, coding for MEDAVRKAAVLIEALSWIRRFRGRYVVIKLGGSALEEEAAVKSFLTDVIFMRTVGMHPILVHGGGKAISQAMNSAGIESRFVHGRRYTDEKTLEIATNVLANQISESLAQEIKSQGAKAESLHFGTRNCLQGEQLTLQAEDGSLIDLGLVGHVTDVDESLLAEVCESDAIPVIPSVALDKSGQKLNVNADTAAAALARILKAEKLVFLSDVPGIFLDKNDPQTLVSHLETERCRSLIADGTIDSGMVPKVDAALEALASGVGKVHIVDARLPHSILLEIYSDKGIGTEIVK
- the yidD gene encoding membrane protein insertion efficiency factor YidD, coding for MKRMALQIAHLLYQTPSLILIGLVRLYQMTLSHFIGGQCRFHPTCSEYFIQAVRKYGAVKGAFKGILRICRCHPFHPGGFDPP
- the rnpA gene encoding ribonuclease P protein component; translation: MNQFDFPRADRIRSQQEFADVYSARQRAGDKYLLIFAITNQLERCRLGVSVSKKNGNAIMRARKKRMIREAFRLVQHQLPKGLDLIVIPRPEVEANLKQYQHSLKQLTQKLYRRLEHKQSG
- a CDS encoding universal stress protein → MINMKKILIPTDFSEFGEQALVYGCEFAKQFGAELHLLNVVQDAVAMFPEPNMMGTSMNDLVADMQHLAQKQLEEMPDFPGMEEIKVVREVRVGPAFLEIIRYANKAEIDLIVIGTHGRTGIKHMLLGSVAEKVVRKSPCPVLTVSHPEREFVMPT
- a CDS encoding ABC transporter permease encodes the protein MLKFAIRNLLSRSVRSLLCLMGLTIAIAGMVGLFSIAGGLEETVSQTFGRIKGIVAMQPGAPIPLFSRIPRSWGEEINQISGIAIVNPEIWSRVNMIEDKPVISPPRFLFGTELSSRLQLKHGVYRDAIYAGRFLSLEDLGTLNTVVSRQIAEQHDKQVGDTISVNGQEMTIVGIYECGSLLLDVAIILDIDVVRDITRFDPSSVSCFYLEQSGAVDNDTLVKQIKGHFRGRELASWQPASLALANTSQSNILKNFVDAIDQSLKGISDQNSSPGITNIKAGKKTKNDPDKTLTESDQEESALEVRAAADWGERLETFTADLDIFLSLMTGIGVLIAMLSIINTMLMSVMERIVDFGILKANGWSNRDVMLLITAESSLLGVLGGILGGILGLVAISIVNWNFANQIHLYASPGLLLFGVLFSTLLGVLGGLYPAWWTTRMTPIDAIRRG
- a CDS encoding ABC transporter ATP-binding protein, producing the protein MIEVRDVSKIHQSGETEVHALQRVSCLFPGQRFSFILGPSGSGKSTLLYLLGALDVPSAGEIFVQNRALSTLNNNERDTYRREKVGFVFQNFNLLKNLNALENVLAPYLPLGVSVEQKKEAKELLEQVGLGHRITHRPSQLSGGEQQRVAIARALLKRPLLILADEPTGELDTKTGEEIFHCLRDMSEQYKTTVVIVTHDERYIRETDHILRLRDGKIATADQPL
- a CDS encoding DnaJ C-terminal domain-containing protein, yielding MNKRDYYDILEISRSASADEIKKAYRKLSRKYHPDMAPDDKSADQKFKEVQEAYDVLRDEAKRKQYDQFGHSFQQAGPGGGYYQSGGAGPVDLDDLFGGGGIDLGDLFGGAFRGGKRAQPRPQKGESKRLHIEIPFHLAAVGGEHEISLQKGGASERLTVKIPPGVDNGSVVRLSGQGNPGIHGGPAGDLLITIKVGNHPYFKREGSNLILEVPITLSEAALGSKVDVPTLSEGEVTVTIPPGTSSGAKLRLREKGILDQKLKKTGDQICSIKIVAPKSLSDQAHSLYEQLKQLDEENPRSKAW